The following are from one region of the Microbacterium paraoxydans genome:
- a CDS encoding ABC transporter substrate-binding protein, with product MSRRRVRLGGAAVLLTAALITAGCSTSSTPDGQAQEGGTLTVAAAQGIPQLNPAIRTFAWEEVLFPLLWNGLTKTDESGEIVGDLAESWEASADQKTWTFTLRDGVTFSNGEDFTADDAVAAFDYYLDPDTATQEKNKISMVTDVTAPDEKTVVVTLSEPIATFPAGIVWVKMIDVDALDTIDKEPIGTGPYVVDAFTPDDSLTLVPNPEYFGEAPALDEITIVKAAESTAAVTGLRSGDIDVLWSVPQGDVAGLEGGDIALVKPENPSQWPSWEIDTTSPPFDDVRARQALAYATDREAILDAAYYGQGTVSPTNNALGEVNPWFGGELTDYSYDLDKAKELFAEAGVTEGSTLTWWGVAGQYPEWNTSGEILQASLKEIGITLKIDNNDIGTWVDAFYPAGKSYPGYIVPNFQSTPPEPAYSLNFYLEGRCECNWVDPDFQTAFADAVAEPDETARAEKWGTVQTIINEQVPLIVPLQSTVVTATSTAVDGVWVEGGGQLHLEGAQLKG from the coding sequence ATGTCGCGTCGTCGTGTTCGGCTCGGCGGAGCAGCAGTGCTGCTGACCGCCGCGCTCATCACCGCTGGTTGCAGCACCTCATCCACCCCCGACGGCCAGGCGCAGGAGGGCGGCACCCTCACCGTCGCCGCCGCGCAGGGCATCCCGCAGCTCAATCCCGCCATCCGCACGTTCGCGTGGGAGGAGGTGCTGTTCCCGCTGCTGTGGAACGGCCTCACCAAGACCGACGAGTCCGGCGAGATCGTCGGCGACCTCGCCGAGAGCTGGGAGGCATCCGCCGACCAGAAGACCTGGACGTTCACCCTCCGCGACGGCGTGACGTTCTCGAACGGCGAGGACTTCACCGCCGACGACGCGGTGGCCGCGTTCGACTACTACCTCGACCCGGACACGGCGACGCAGGAGAAGAACAAGATCTCGATGGTCACCGACGTCACCGCGCCGGACGAGAAGACCGTCGTGGTGACGCTGTCCGAGCCCATCGCGACCTTCCCCGCGGGCATCGTCTGGGTGAAGATGATCGACGTCGACGCGCTCGACACCATCGACAAGGAGCCCATCGGCACCGGTCCGTACGTCGTGGACGCCTTCACGCCGGACGACAGCCTCACGCTCGTCCCGAACCCGGAGTACTTCGGCGAGGCCCCGGCGCTCGACGAGATCACGATCGTGAAGGCCGCCGAGTCCACCGCCGCCGTCACCGGTTTGCGTTCCGGCGACATCGACGTGCTGTGGTCCGTGCCGCAGGGCGACGTGGCGGGTCTGGAGGGCGGCGACATCGCCCTGGTGAAGCCCGAGAACCCGAGCCAGTGGCCGTCGTGGGAGATCGACACGACGTCGCCGCCCTTCGACGACGTGCGCGCCCGGCAGGCCCTCGCGTACGCGACCGACCGCGAGGCCATCCTCGACGCCGCCTACTACGGTCAGGGCACGGTCTCGCCGACGAACAACGCGCTCGGCGAGGTGAACCCGTGGTTCGGAGGCGAGCTGACCGACTACTCCTACGACCTGGACAAGGCGAAGGAGCTGTTCGCCGAGGCCGGGGTGACCGAGGGCAGCACGCTCACCTGGTGGGGCGTGGCCGGACAGTACCCCGAGTGGAACACGAGTGGCGAGATCCTGCAGGCGAGCCTGAAGGAGATCGGCATCACGCTGAAGATCGACAACAACGACATCGGCACCTGGGTCGACGCGTTCTACCCCGCGGGCAAGAGCTACCCCGGGTACATCGTGCCGAACTTCCAGTCCACCCCGCCCGAGCCGGCCTACTCGCTGAACTTCTACCTGGAGGGGCGGTGCGAGTGCAACTGGGTCGACCCCGACTTCCAGACGGCGTTCGCCGACGCCGTGGCCGAGCCGGACGAGACCGCGCGGGCCGAGAAGTGGGGCACCGTGCAGACCATCATCAACGAGCAGGTGCCGCTCATCGTGCCCCTGCAGTCGACGGTCGTCACCGCCACCAGCACGGCGGTCGACGGCGTGTGGGTCGAGGGCGGCGGACAGCTGCACCTCGAGGGCGCGCAGCTGAAGGGCTGA
- a CDS encoding APC family permease has translation MPRTDRPRSTTSVWRRKPVSDMTEESGGSSLFRTLGLWQLTAIGVGGIVGVGIFSLAGLVAHGDATTPAVGPAVVLSFLIAGLASAAAALSYAEFAGMIPRAGSAYSYGYVALGELVGWFIGWDLLLEYVAIVAVVAIGISGYLDAFLSGFGLELPTAITETADQPGGVINIPAILICLFVTFLLSRGTRTFGRFELVAVAIKILLVVFIVVLGVFFIDPANYDPFLPNGFGPVFTGAATVFFAVFGYDAMSTAAEEAKDGRRHMPKAIILSLVIAMVLYVAATLVLTGMQNYQDIDPKAGFASAFTGAGLPVVASVISVFAVVSILTVMLTFLLGATRVWFSMSRDGLLPGWFARVDRRGVPQRVTWIAGLGAAFFAGVFPIRAVADLTNIGILAAFVVVCIAVIVFRYTKPEAPRTFRLPLMPVVPIVGVGFSLFLISQLHPETWLRFGVWLVIGLVVYFAYSRRHSLLNPDSPRHRPGTTSETPGDTP, from the coding sequence ATGCCCCGGACAGATCGACCCCGTTCCACGACGTCCGTGTGGCGCCGCAAGCCCGTCAGCGACATGACGGAGGAGTCGGGCGGGAGCAGTCTGTTCCGGACGCTCGGGCTCTGGCAGCTCACCGCGATCGGCGTGGGCGGCATCGTCGGCGTCGGGATCTTCTCGCTCGCCGGACTCGTCGCCCACGGCGATGCGACGACTCCCGCCGTGGGCCCCGCCGTCGTCCTCTCCTTCCTCATCGCCGGGCTCGCGTCGGCAGCGGCCGCGCTGTCGTACGCGGAGTTCGCCGGCATGATCCCGCGGGCCGGTTCCGCCTACAGCTACGGCTACGTCGCGCTCGGCGAGCTCGTCGGCTGGTTCATCGGCTGGGACCTGCTCCTGGAGTACGTCGCCATCGTCGCCGTCGTCGCGATCGGCATCTCCGGCTATCTCGACGCGTTCCTCTCCGGATTCGGGCTGGAGCTGCCGACCGCGATCACGGAGACTGCCGACCAGCCGGGCGGCGTGATCAACATCCCGGCCATCCTCATCTGCCTGTTCGTGACGTTCCTGCTGAGCCGCGGCACCCGCACGTTCGGCCGCTTCGAACTCGTCGCCGTGGCCATCAAGATCCTCCTCGTGGTGTTCATCGTCGTCCTCGGCGTCTTCTTCATCGACCCCGCCAACTACGACCCCTTCCTGCCGAACGGCTTCGGCCCCGTCTTCACCGGTGCCGCGACGGTGTTCTTCGCGGTGTTCGGCTACGACGCGATGAGCACGGCCGCCGAGGAGGCGAAGGACGGGCGTCGGCACATGCCGAAGGCGATCATCCTGTCCCTCGTGATCGCCATGGTGCTCTACGTCGCCGCGACGCTCGTGCTCACGGGCATGCAGAACTACCAGGACATCGATCCGAAGGCGGGCTTCGCCTCGGCGTTCACGGGTGCGGGGCTCCCGGTCGTCGCCTCCGTCATCTCGGTGTTCGCCGTCGTGTCGATCCTCACCGTCATGCTCACGTTCCTGCTCGGCGCCACCCGGGTGTGGTTCAGCATGAGCCGCGACGGACTGCTCCCCGGCTGGTTCGCGCGGGTCGACCGCCGCGGCGTCCCGCAGCGGGTCACCTGGATCGCGGGGCTGGGCGCGGCGTTCTTCGCGGGGGTGTTCCCCATCCGCGCCGTCGCCGACCTCACGAACATCGGCATCCTCGCCGCCTTCGTCGTCGTCTGCATCGCCGTGATCGTGTTCCGTTACACCAAGCCGGAGGCGCCGCGGACGTTCCGGCTGCCGCTCATGCCCGTGGTCCCGATCGTCGGCGTGGGCTTCTCGCTCTTCCTCATCTCGCAGCTCCACCCCGAGACGTGGCTCCGGTTCGGGGTCTGGCTCGTGATCGGACTCGTCGTGTACTTCGCCTACAGCCGCCGGCACTCGCTCCTGAACCCGGACAGCCCCCGGCACCGCCCGGGCACGACTTCGGAGACCCCCGGCGACACGCCGTAG
- a CDS encoding MFS transporter, translating into MSGRETLAQARAAEDAVGAAAMKKAIWRLGPFLGLLYLVAYIDRNNAGFAKLEMTAALQITEAAFGFAAGIFFIGYLLFEVPSNLLLEKFGARKWIARIMISWGIVAALTAFVQDATQFAIARFILGIAEAGFFPGVLLYLTLWFPRQYRTQVLAVFVLSNPIANAVAAPLSGWMLELHGLWGLDGWQLVFLLQGIPAVLLAFVVFFWLPDRPQDARWLTPAEQRWITDTLAAETQATEQRHGRLRLGEVFRNGRLWTLIVLFFGVVFGAYGLGMWLPTIVKSMGDFSNATTGWLVALPNLCAALVMLPWERAARKQGNIPLQIGITLSITALSLIAAVAAQGTPVLALAALCVGMSALFSTTPLFWSLPPMVLTGTAAAAGLAFINSVGNLAGFAGPYAIGWISETTGSAVWGLLLISGLTLLGATIAFVLSRRTDFTTAPALAVEASTARR; encoded by the coding sequence ATGTCCGGCAGAGAGACCCTCGCGCAGGCGCGCGCCGCGGAGGACGCAGTGGGAGCCGCCGCCATGAAGAAGGCGATCTGGAGGCTGGGTCCGTTCCTCGGACTGCTCTACCTCGTCGCCTACATCGACCGGAACAACGCGGGCTTCGCGAAGCTGGAGATGACCGCCGCCCTCCAGATCACCGAGGCCGCCTTCGGCTTCGCGGCGGGCATCTTCTTCATCGGCTACCTGCTGTTCGAGGTGCCGAGCAACCTGCTCCTGGAGAAGTTCGGCGCCCGCAAGTGGATCGCCCGCATCATGATCTCGTGGGGCATCGTCGCCGCGCTGACCGCCTTCGTGCAGGACGCGACGCAGTTCGCGATCGCACGCTTCATCCTCGGGATCGCGGAGGCCGGGTTCTTCCCCGGCGTGCTGCTCTACCTCACGCTGTGGTTCCCGCGGCAGTACCGCACGCAGGTGCTCGCCGTCTTCGTGCTCTCGAACCCGATCGCCAACGCGGTCGCCGCGCCGCTGTCCGGCTGGATGCTGGAGCTGCACGGGCTGTGGGGCCTGGACGGCTGGCAGCTCGTCTTCCTGCTGCAGGGCATCCCGGCCGTGCTGCTCGCGTTCGTCGTGTTCTTCTGGCTCCCCGACCGCCCGCAGGACGCGCGCTGGCTGACCCCCGCCGAGCAGCGCTGGATCACCGACACGCTCGCCGCCGAGACCCAGGCGACCGAGCAGCGGCACGGACGCCTGCGTCTGGGGGAGGTCTTCCGCAACGGCCGCCTGTGGACGCTCATCGTGCTCTTCTTCGGCGTCGTGTTCGGTGCCTACGGGCTGGGCATGTGGCTGCCGACGATCGTGAAGAGCATGGGCGACTTCTCGAACGCGACCACAGGGTGGCTCGTGGCGCTGCCGAACCTGTGCGCCGCCCTCGTGATGCTGCCGTGGGAGCGCGCCGCCCGGAAGCAGGGCAACATCCCGCTGCAGATCGGCATCACGCTCAGCATCACCGCCCTGTCGCTCATCGCGGCGGTCGCGGCCCAGGGCACGCCGGTGCTCGCGCTCGCAGCGCTGTGCGTCGGGATGTCGGCGCTCTTCTCGACCACCCCGCTGTTCTGGAGCCTGCCGCCCATGGTGCTCACCGGCACGGCGGCCGCGGCCGGCCTCGCGTTCATCAACTCGGTCGGCAACCTCGCCGGCTTCGCGGGACCCTACGCAATCGGCTGGATCAGCGAGACCACGGGATCGGCGGTGTGGGGCCTGCTCCTCATCTCGGGGCTCACGCTGCTCGGGGCGACGATCGCCTTCGTGCTCAGCCGCCGCACGGACTTCACGACGGCGCCCGCGCTCGCCGTCGAGGCGTCCACCGCCCGGCGATGA
- a CDS encoding SDR family NAD(P)-dependent oxidoreductase, which produces MAARTIVLTGASDGIGAAAARQLAGSPHRLLLVGRSPDKMRAVAEETGAEWFTADFARLDDVRALAAQLADAVGAEGIDVLANNAGGIFGDRTPTVDGHEKTMQVNHLAPFLLTNLLLPQLLAARGAVVNTSSVAHRLFGHLDVDDLDNTRRYSPNKAYGDAKLANVLMAKSLHEKFHAQGLSAVAFHPGTVATNFAAESSSIMRLVYRTPLRRLVLIGSDRGGATLRWFLEGTPGETWISGGYYDERVLSTRVNPQVNDPALAEALWQRSAELVGVSGD; this is translated from the coding sequence GTGGCCGCACGCACCATCGTGCTGACCGGAGCCTCGGACGGGATCGGCGCCGCCGCCGCCCGCCAGCTCGCCGGGTCCCCGCACCGGCTGCTCCTCGTGGGCCGCTCGCCCGACAAGATGCGGGCCGTGGCGGAGGAGACCGGCGCGGAGTGGTTCACCGCCGACTTCGCGCGTCTCGACGACGTGCGCGCGCTCGCCGCGCAGCTCGCGGACGCCGTGGGCGCAGAGGGCATCGACGTGCTGGCCAACAACGCCGGCGGCATCTTCGGCGACCGCACCCCCACGGTCGACGGGCACGAGAAGACCATGCAGGTGAACCACCTCGCCCCGTTCCTGCTGACGAACCTCCTGCTCCCGCAGCTGCTCGCCGCCCGCGGCGCGGTCGTGAACACCTCCAGCGTCGCCCATCGCCTCTTCGGGCATCTCGACGTCGACGATCTCGACAACACCCGCCGGTACTCCCCGAACAAGGCCTACGGCGACGCCAAGCTCGCCAACGTCCTGATGGCGAAGAGCCTGCACGAGAAGTTCCATGCGCAGGGACTCAGCGCGGTGGCCTTCCACCCCGGCACCGTGGCGACGAACTTCGCCGCCGAGTCGTCGAGCATCATGCGCCTCGTCTACCGCACCCCGCTGCGCCGCCTCGTGCTCATCGGCAGCGACCGCGGCGGCGCGACGCTGCGCTGGTTCCTCGAAGGCACGCCGGGCGAGACCTGGATCTCCGGCGGCTACTACGACGAGCGCGTCCTCAGCACCCGCGTGAACCCGCAGGTGAACGACCCGGCTCTCGCCGAGGCCCTCTGGCAGCGCAGCGCCGAGCTCGTCGGCGTGTCCGGGGACTGA
- a CDS encoding helix-turn-helix domain-containing protein translates to MQGDEIDATLDGVGPRLRWLRKQRGMTLTDLADATGISTSTLSRLETGQRRPSLELLLPLARAHRVPLDDLVGAPDVGDPRVRLKPRRVHGRIVVPLTPHAGPVQAWKILIPGSQVTPRPRAHEGREWLYVLSGTMRLILGTRDLRMAAGEVAEFDTHVPHWFGSADGEPAEVLSLFGRQGERVHAGESGAQPEG, encoded by the coding sequence GTGCAGGGGGACGAGATCGACGCGACGCTCGACGGCGTGGGCCCGCGGTTGCGGTGGCTCCGGAAGCAGCGGGGGATGACGCTGACCGACCTGGCCGACGCCACGGGGATCTCCACGAGCACGCTCTCGCGGTTGGAGACCGGGCAACGCCGACCGAGCCTCGAGCTTCTCCTCCCGCTCGCCCGCGCCCACCGGGTGCCGTTGGACGACCTCGTCGGGGCGCCCGACGTCGGCGATCCGCGCGTGCGATTGAAGCCGCGCCGCGTGCACGGCCGGATCGTCGTGCCGCTGACCCCGCACGCCGGCCCGGTCCAGGCCTGGAAGATCCTCATCCCGGGGAGCCAGGTGACTCCGCGTCCCCGGGCGCACGAGGGGCGCGAATGGCTCTACGTGCTCAGCGGCACCATGCGGTTGATCCTCGGCACGCGCGATCTGCGCATGGCAGCCGGAGAGGTCGCCGAGTTCGACACGCACGTGCCGCACTGGTTCGGGAGCGCGGACGGGGAGCCCGCCGAGGTGCTCAGCCTGTTCGGTCGACAGGGCGAACGCGTCCACGCGGGCGAGTCGGGCGCGCAGCCCGAGGGATGA
- a CDS encoding NAD(P)/FAD-dependent oxidoreductase: protein MKRFDVLIVGGGAAGLSAALVLLRARRTVAIVDAGEPRNAPAAHLHGFLSRDGAAPAALLASGRDEVAGYGGTIIDGRVAELSPGFTATLDDGRRLEARRVLVTTGLRDEIPDIPHLRERWGRDVQHCPYCHGYEVRDRALGVIGGTAASVAHALLIAQWSADVVYFPHTRPLTDDEQERLDARGVRVHPGEVSRLIVEADRLQSVELSDGTHVERAAVFVRPEMRAHDALLQVLGCETDENGWVRHDAGGRTSVPGVSVAGNVADPRAQLITAAGQGSAAAIALNADLTDDDLAAQLATHRGA from the coding sequence ATGAAGAGATTCGATGTGCTCATCGTCGGCGGCGGTGCCGCCGGCCTCAGCGCCGCCCTGGTCCTGCTCCGCGCTCGACGCACGGTCGCGATCGTCGATGCGGGGGAGCCCCGCAACGCCCCCGCGGCGCATCTGCACGGCTTCCTCTCCCGGGACGGCGCCGCGCCCGCTGCGCTGCTCGCGAGCGGACGCGACGAGGTCGCGGGCTACGGAGGCACGATCATCGACGGACGCGTCGCCGAGCTGTCCCCGGGCTTCACGGCCACCCTCGACGACGGGCGACGGCTGGAGGCCCGGCGGGTGCTGGTCACCACGGGCCTGCGCGACGAGATCCCCGACATCCCGCATCTGCGGGAGCGCTGGGGGCGAGACGTACAGCACTGCCCGTACTGCCACGGCTACGAGGTGCGGGATCGCGCTCTCGGGGTGATCGGCGGCACGGCTGCGTCGGTCGCCCACGCGCTCCTCATCGCCCAGTGGTCCGCCGACGTCGTCTACTTCCCCCACACCCGGCCGCTCACGGACGACGAGCAGGAACGTCTCGACGCGCGCGGCGTCCGGGTGCATCCGGGGGAGGTCTCCCGCCTCATCGTCGAGGCCGACCGCCTCCAGAGCGTGGAGCTGAGCGACGGCACGCACGTCGAGCGCGCCGCGGTGTTCGTCCGCCCCGAGATGCGCGCTCACGACGCCCTCCTCCAGGTTCTCGGCTGCGAGACCGACGAGAACGGGTGGGTCCGGCACGATGCCGGCGGGCGCACGAGCGTGCCAGGGGTCTCCGTCGCCGGGAACGTCGCCGATCCGCGTGCGCAGCTCATCACCGCGGCCGGACAGGGCTCCGCCGCCGCGATCGCCCTCAACGCCGACCTCACCGACGACGACCTCGCCGCCCAGCTCGCGACCCACCGCGGCGCCTGA
- a CDS encoding GntR family transcriptional regulator: MRSVSDQNIAEQVTDELRAAIHSGELAPGERLVERKLADRLGVSHIPVREALTRLAEERLITREPRRGARVAQLSAQDLEEISSLRIVLEQFMAIRVQERWNDESAARLEAIIQAMAAAAPGDVAEVLRQDRLFHETLADLAEHRFLDELSAQLRGRIAGFIQAANSALDPAEQEEHVRSHQQIVDAIATGDPEQARAVIAEHVTRAVRRITPSAE; this comes from the coding sequence ATGCGCAGCGTGTCGGATCAGAACATCGCCGAGCAGGTCACGGACGAGCTGCGGGCGGCGATCCACTCCGGAGAGCTCGCCCCCGGCGAGCGCCTCGTGGAGCGCAAGCTCGCCGACCGTCTCGGCGTCAGCCACATCCCCGTGCGCGAGGCCCTGACCCGGCTCGCCGAGGAGCGCCTCATCACCCGCGAGCCCCGCCGCGGCGCCCGCGTCGCCCAGCTCAGCGCGCAGGACCTGGAGGAGATCTCGAGTCTGCGGATCGTCCTGGAGCAGTTCATGGCGATCCGGGTGCAGGAGCGGTGGAACGACGAGTCGGCGGCCCGGCTGGAAGCGATCATCCAGGCCATGGCGGCGGCGGCTCCGGGCGATGTGGCCGAGGTCCTGCGCCAGGACCGCCTCTTCCACGAGACCCTCGCCGACCTCGCCGAGCACCGGTTCCTCGACGAGCTCAGCGCCCAGCTCCGTGGCCGGATCGCCGGGTTCATCCAGGCGGCCAACTCCGCCCTCGACCCCGCCGAGCAGGAGGAGCACGTGCGCAGCCACCAGCAGATCGTCGACGCCATCGCGACCGGCGATCCGGAGCAGGCGCGCGCGGTGATCGCCGAGCACGTGACCAGGGCCGTCCGCCGCATCACGCCGTCGGCCGAGTGA
- a CDS encoding phosphotransferase family protein, translated as MARLDWTQLPPALRARVEEFAGSPVARAESQDGGFSAGLASRLTFADGRRLFVKAVQESAEGTFALYVREAEVLGAIPRSLPAAHLVDAFTADGWAVLLIEDVEGRHPERSATAPDTAHVLDAIAALATAEAPGTLPRLADELHDDSGSWRRLEEAGLLETTTPWCAQNVDLLRTAAERVRTAVAGDRLLHGDLRADNILIEPSGRARLLDWPWAARGAGWEDALLYLLDLRVEDAAAEVGPLLDHPVFAGSTTEDHIALLSAAGGAWFEKCRLPAPDGMTTLRDFQRREAVIATDWIAELVH; from the coding sequence ATGGCGCGCCTCGACTGGACTCAGCTCCCTCCTGCTCTCCGAGCCCGGGTCGAGGAGTTCGCCGGTTCGCCGGTGGCCCGGGCGGAGTCGCAGGACGGCGGCTTCTCCGCGGGACTGGCCTCACGGCTGACCTTCGCCGACGGACGGCGGCTGTTCGTCAAGGCGGTGCAGGAGTCCGCGGAAGGCACGTTCGCGCTCTACGTGCGGGAGGCCGAGGTGCTCGGCGCGATCCCCCGCTCCCTCCCCGCCGCGCACCTCGTCGACGCCTTCACCGCGGACGGGTGGGCGGTGCTGCTCATCGAAGACGTCGAGGGTCGTCATCCGGAACGCTCGGCCACCGCGCCCGACACCGCGCACGTCCTGGATGCGATCGCCGCCCTGGCCACCGCCGAGGCGCCGGGCACGCTTCCCCGCCTCGCCGACGAGCTGCACGACGACTCCGGATCCTGGCGGCGGCTCGAGGAGGCCGGGCTCCTGGAGACGACCACCCCGTGGTGCGCGCAGAACGTCGACCTCCTCCGCACGGCGGCGGAACGCGTGCGCACCGCGGTCGCGGGGGATCGGCTCCTGCACGGCGACCTCAGGGCCGACAACATCCTCATCGAACCCTCCGGCCGCGCACGGCTGCTCGACTGGCCGTGGGCGGCCCGCGGCGCGGGGTGGGAGGACGCCCTCCTCTACCTGCTCGACCTCCGCGTCGAGGACGCCGCGGCCGAGGTCGGTCCCCTGCTCGATCACCCCGTCTTCGCCGGGTCGACCACGGAGGACCACATCGCCCTCCTGTCCGCCGCGGGCGGCGCCTGGTTCGAGAAGTGCCGTCTTCCCGCGCCGGACGGGATGACGACGCTCCGCGACTTCCAGCGCCGGGAAGCGGTCATCGCCACCGACTGGATCGCCGAGCTCGTCCACTGA
- a CDS encoding peptidase C14, with translation MTQLDTTTETAAMRSRRMLLAGFGAAALGGVAAIGAPAAAQAAGPAVPQESSGSKNVAHGGVATALATRKGKEGDLVRTSGYATPGDGGDGLYRFVKKDAPTANGGTVLAGPKGGAWVLVHDGTVDFRKFGIMDASAPADDALDAMVGDARVRRVEAHTDLNFVRRHKFSRSNIAFDFGNHLMTTEGIENAGKDDPFAAVMFFRGEVTDAVQEAKLGEDVPDLADIFPVADSSFFAVGEWYAAEVNALSGRWERELQRLVQVTQIVDGRHIRVNYKNGWPLGKDRTMTWRHVKPVQDVTVSNLKFLGKGTDEYTGSHPLAFEYAVRCDVDHIDGTATFWPLIQRRWNTYFTTESCTLKNPTSVTWGGAGYLTQQIYCLYGYVANCHTANARHLNDFTASAYCLVENCHGDGDDQGPFVTHGQYEHDLTYTGNSGLMTFANSGAAWGSAAKRITVRKHVCSWFVARVRITDLTLEDVQVIGKPSLSGSGMLWINADGAQLRGCTASDTLIITQASDNSARPTVIADSHFTFVAPGELTNATVKTPVTFVDTVLDRVGGMKINGPGAVTFRGSTLTAADDAAPIASATGKLRIEGSTLRNARIAAAGKDRQVVEIAGSEVSAKGGTTVSRSGAGELHLTLADSTFRAEGATTHVAVTSGATHYRAVGNRFEGGALELRDDAFGTGSTLLHTGNVEAGVTRTAFPGEGDRVVDTANLVVG, from the coding sequence ATGACCCAGCTGGACACCACCACCGAGACCGCGGCGATGCGCAGTCGACGGATGCTGCTCGCCGGTTTCGGCGCCGCCGCCCTGGGCGGGGTCGCCGCGATCGGCGCGCCCGCCGCGGCCCAGGCCGCGGGACCCGCCGTGCCGCAGGAGTCGTCGGGCTCGAAGAACGTCGCGCACGGAGGCGTCGCCACCGCCCTCGCGACGCGCAAAGGCAAGGAGGGCGACCTCGTGCGCACGAGCGGCTACGCGACCCCCGGCGACGGCGGCGACGGGCTCTACCGCTTCGTGAAGAAGGACGCCCCCACGGCGAACGGCGGCACGGTGCTCGCGGGGCCGAAGGGCGGAGCCTGGGTGCTCGTGCACGACGGCACGGTCGACTTCCGGAAGTTCGGCATCATGGACGCCTCCGCGCCCGCGGACGACGCGCTCGATGCGATGGTGGGCGACGCCCGGGTGCGACGCGTGGAGGCGCACACCGACCTCAACTTCGTCCGCCGCCACAAGTTCTCCCGGTCGAACATCGCCTTCGACTTCGGGAACCACCTGATGACGACCGAGGGTATCGAGAACGCCGGGAAGGACGACCCCTTCGCGGCCGTCATGTTCTTCCGCGGCGAGGTGACCGACGCGGTGCAGGAGGCGAAGCTCGGCGAGGACGTGCCCGACCTCGCCGACATCTTCCCCGTCGCCGACTCGTCGTTCTTCGCGGTCGGAGAGTGGTACGCCGCCGAGGTCAACGCGCTGTCGGGCCGCTGGGAGCGCGAGCTGCAGCGGCTGGTGCAGGTGACCCAGATCGTCGACGGTCGGCACATCCGCGTGAACTACAAGAACGGCTGGCCGCTCGGCAAGGACCGCACGATGACCTGGCGGCACGTGAAGCCGGTGCAGGACGTGACGGTGTCGAACCTGAAGTTCCTCGGCAAGGGGACGGACGAGTACACGGGGTCGCACCCGCTGGCCTTCGAGTACGCGGTGCGCTGCGACGTGGACCACATCGACGGCACGGCGACCTTCTGGCCGCTGATCCAGCGCCGGTGGAACACGTACTTCACCACGGAGAGCTGCACGCTGAAGAACCCGACCTCCGTCACCTGGGGCGGCGCGGGCTACCTGACGCAGCAGATCTACTGCCTGTACGGCTACGTCGCCAACTGCCACACCGCGAACGCCCGGCACCTCAACGACTTCACCGCGAGCGCCTACTGCCTCGTGGAGAACTGCCACGGCGACGGCGACGACCAGGGCCCGTTCGTCACCCACGGCCAGTACGAGCACGACCTCACCTACACGGGCAACTCCGGCCTCATGACGTTCGCCAACTCGGGCGCCGCGTGGGGCTCGGCCGCCAAGCGCATCACCGTCCGCAAGCACGTGTGCTCATGGTTCGTCGCGCGGGTGCGTATCACCGACCTGACGCTGGAGGACGTGCAGGTGATCGGCAAGCCCTCGCTGTCCGGTTCAGGAATGCTGTGGATCAACGCGGACGGCGCGCAGCTGCGGGGCTGCACCGCGTCGGACACGCTCATCATCACCCAGGCGTCCGACAACTCCGCCCGCCCGACCGTGATCGCCGACTCGCACTTCACGTTCGTCGCTCCGGGCGAGCTCACCAACGCGACGGTGAAGACGCCGGTGACCTTCGTCGACACGGTGCTCGACCGCGTGGGCGGCATGAAGATCAACGGGCCGGGTGCGGTCACCTTCCGTGGCTCGACCCTCACCGCGGCGGACGACGCCGCCCCCATCGCCTCCGCGACGGGCAAGCTGCGCATCGAAGGCTCGACGCTCCGCAACGCCCGCATCGCGGCCGCCGGAAAGGACCGTCAGGTCGTCGAGATCGCGGGATCCGAGGTGTCGGCGAAGGGTGGGACGACGGTGTCGCGGTCGGGCGCGGGCGAGCTGCACCTGACGCTCGCCGACAGCACCTTCCGGGCCGAGGGGGCGACCACGCACGTCGCCGTGACGAGCGGCGCGACCCACTACCGCGCGGTCGGCAACCGCTTCGAGGGCGGCGCCCTGGAGCTCCGCGACGACGCCTTCGGCACAGGCTCGACGCTGCTGCACACCGGCAATGTGGAGGCCGGGGTCACCCGCACGGCGTTCCCCGGCGAGGGCGACCGCGTCGTCGACACCGCCAACCTCGTCGTCGGCTGA